Proteins found in one Pectobacterium atrosepticum genomic segment:
- a CDS encoding high-affinity branched-chain amino acid ABC transporter permease LivM gives MKQLNLLNALVSAFMLLVLASFLMGMQLSLDGTKLVVHGAGEVRWYWIGAGCIVVFFFQLIRPFFQQSIKKFSAPSLVLPSFDGSTARQKIVAAALIIAAIAWPFLVSRGTVDIATLTLIYVMLGLGLNVVVGLSGLLVLGYGGFYAIGAYTYALLNHYYGLGFWESLPLAGMAAALSGFLLGFPVLRLRGDYLAIVTLGFGEIVRILLLNNTEITGGPNGISQIPKPTFFGLEFGRNARDGGWDTFHNFFGLQYDPSDRIIFLYLVALLLVILTLFVINRLLRMPLGRAWEALRDDEIACRSLGLSPTRIKLTAFTISAAFAGFAGTLFAARQGFVSPESFTFAESAFVLAIVVLGGMGSQFAVILAAILLVVSRELMRDLNEYSMLLLGALMVLMMIWRPQGLLPMKRPEMKLKVAKKEDQA, from the coding sequence ATGAAACAGCTCAACCTGCTTAATGCGTTGGTTTCCGCGTTCATGCTGCTGGTGCTGGCCTCGTTTTTAATGGGCATGCAACTGTCGCTGGATGGCACCAAACTGGTAGTGCACGGTGCCGGTGAAGTTCGCTGGTATTGGATTGGTGCGGGCTGCATCGTGGTGTTCTTCTTCCAGTTGATTCGCCCCTTTTTCCAACAAAGCATCAAGAAATTTTCCGCACCGTCACTGGTGCTGCCGAGTTTTGATGGCAGTACGGCACGACAGAAGATAGTCGCGGCGGCGTTGATTATCGCTGCTATCGCTTGGCCGTTTCTGGTCTCGCGCGGTACGGTAGATATCGCCACCCTCACGCTGATTTACGTGATGCTGGGCTTGGGTTTGAACGTTGTGGTTGGCCTGTCTGGTCTGCTGGTCTTGGGCTACGGCGGGTTTTACGCCATTGGCGCGTATACCTATGCACTGCTGAATCACTATTACGGATTGGGCTTCTGGGAAAGTTTGCCGCTGGCGGGCATGGCGGCGGCGCTGTCTGGCTTCCTGCTAGGGTTCCCTGTGCTGCGTTTGCGCGGTGATTATCTGGCGATTGTGACGCTTGGGTTCGGCGAAATTGTCCGTATCCTGCTGTTGAATAATACCGAAATTACCGGTGGTCCGAACGGCATCAGCCAGATCCCTAAACCGACCTTCTTTGGTCTGGAGTTTGGCCGCAACGCCCGCGATGGCGGTTGGGATACGTTCCATAATTTCTTCGGTCTGCAATACGACCCCAGCGACCGCATTATCTTCCTGTATCTGGTCGCGCTGCTGTTGGTCATATTAACCCTGTTTGTGATTAACCGCCTGCTGCGGATGCCGCTGGGACGCGCCTGGGAAGCGCTGCGTGATGACGAAATCGCCTGTCGTTCTCTGGGCCTGAGCCCAACGCGCATCAAGCTGACCGCCTTTACCATCAGCGCCGCGTTTGCTGGGTTTGCCGGTACGCTGTTTGCCGCGCGTCAGGGATTTGTTAGTCCGGAATCGTTCACGTTTGCTGAGTCTGCCTTTGTGTTGGCTATTGTTGTGTTGGGCGGAATGGGCTCGCAGTTTGCGGTCATCCTCGCCGCGATCCTGTTGGTGGTGTCCCGCGAACTGATGCGCGACCTGAATGAATACAGCATGCTGTTGCTGGGTGCATTGATGGTTCTGATGATGATTTGGCGTCCGCAAGGCCTGCTGCCGATGAAGCGTCCTGAGATGAAGCTGAAAGTCGCGAAGAAGGAAGATCAAGCATGA
- a CDS encoding ABC transporter ATP-binding protein, which translates to MSTQPLLSVRGLMMRFGGLLAVNNVEMDIHAGEIVSLIGPNGAGKTTVFNCLTGFYRPSGGTIMLRDRHLEGLPGQAIARMGVVRTFQHVRLFREMTVIENLLVAQHQHLKSGVFAGLLKTPGFRRAEADAQARAAVWLERIGLLDLANRQAGNLAYGQQRRLEIARCMVTRPELLMLDEPAAGLNPKETDELNQLIAELRDSHQVSVLLIEHDMKLVMGISDRIYVVNQGTPLAQGTPAEIRNNPDVIRAYLGEG; encoded by the coding sequence ATGAGCACGCAGCCACTATTATCAGTCAGAGGTCTGATGATGCGTTTTGGCGGCCTGCTGGCGGTCAACAATGTTGAAATGGACATTCATGCTGGCGAAATTGTCTCGCTGATCGGCCCGAATGGGGCGGGGAAAACGACGGTCTTTAACTGCCTGACCGGTTTTTATCGCCCGAGTGGTGGCACCATCATGCTGCGCGATCGTCATCTGGAAGGGTTACCCGGACAGGCCATTGCCCGCATGGGCGTGGTGCGCACGTTCCAGCACGTTCGCCTCTTCCGTGAAATGACGGTGATCGAGAACCTGCTGGTCGCGCAGCATCAACACCTGAAAAGCGGCGTGTTTGCCGGGCTGTTGAAAACGCCGGGCTTTCGTCGTGCGGAAGCGGATGCGCAAGCGCGTGCCGCGGTGTGGCTGGAGCGTATCGGCCTGCTGGATTTAGCGAACCGTCAGGCGGGGAATCTGGCTTACGGTCAGCAGCGCCGTCTGGAAATTGCCCGCTGCATGGTGACGCGACCTGAGCTGTTGATGCTCGATGAGCCGGCGGCAGGTTTGAACCCGAAAGAAACGGACGAGTTAAATCAGCTGATTGCGGAACTGCGCGATAGCCATCAGGTGTCCGTGTTGTTGATTGAACATGATATGAAGCTGGTAATGGGGATTTCTGACCGGATTTATGTCGTCAATCAGGGAACGCCGCTGGCACAAGGCACTCCAGCTGAAATTCGTAACAACCCAGATGTCATTCGTGCATATCTGGGTGAAGGATAA
- the livH gene encoding high-affinity branched-chain amino acid ABC transporter permease LivH, translating to MSEQFLYFLQQMFNGLTLGSTYALIAIGYTMVYGIIGMINFAHGEVYMIGSYVSFIVIAALMMMGIDAGWLLISVAFVAAVVISSAYGWSIERVAYRPVRTSKRLIALISAIGMSIFLQNYVSLNQGSRDVALPSLVTGQWVLGESNGFAATISTMQLTIWIVTFLAMLALTLFIRYSRMGRACRACAEDLKMASLLGISTDRVISLTFVIGALMAAVAGVLLGQFYGVINPYIGFMAGMKAFTAAVLGGIGSIPGAMIGGLVLGVAEALTSAYLSTEYKDAVSFALLIVVLLVMPTGILGRPEVEKV from the coding sequence ATGTCCGAGCAGTTCCTCTACTTTCTTCAGCAGATGTTCAACGGCCTAACGTTGGGCAGCACCTATGCGCTGATCGCCATTGGCTACACCATGGTTTACGGCATTATCGGCATGATTAACTTCGCGCACGGCGAGGTTTATATGATCGGTAGCTATGTCTCCTTTATTGTTATTGCGGCCCTGATGATGATGGGCATCGATGCTGGCTGGCTCCTGATTAGTGTCGCCTTCGTTGCTGCGGTGGTGATTTCCAGCGCCTACGGCTGGAGTATCGAACGGGTAGCCTACCGCCCCGTGCGAACGTCAAAACGTCTGATTGCACTGATTTCTGCCATCGGGATGTCGATTTTCCTGCAAAACTACGTCAGCCTGAATCAGGGCTCGCGTGATGTTGCGCTGCCGAGTCTGGTGACCGGCCAGTGGGTGTTGGGCGAAAGCAATGGCTTTGCGGCCACCATTAGCACCATGCAGTTGACCATCTGGATTGTTACGTTCCTTGCCATGCTGGCGCTGACGCTATTTATTCGCTATTCCCGTATGGGACGCGCCTGCCGCGCCTGTGCTGAAGACCTGAAAATGGCAAGCCTGCTGGGTATCAGCACCGATCGCGTTATCTCACTGACATTCGTCATTGGTGCGCTTATGGCTGCTGTTGCAGGCGTGCTGTTGGGACAATTTTACGGCGTAATCAACCCCTATATCGGCTTCATGGCTGGGATGAAAGCCTTTACGGCTGCCGTTCTGGGCGGGATTGGCAGTATTCCTGGCGCGATGATCGGCGGGCTGGTCTTGGGTGTAGCCGAAGCGCTGACGTCCGCTTACCTGAGCACGGAATACAAAGATGCGGTGTCATTTGCGCTGCTGATTGTGGTGCTGCTGGTGATGCCAACCGGCATTCTGGGTCGCCCGGAGGTTGAGAAAGTATGA
- the livF gene encoding high-affinity branched-chain amino acid ABC transporter ATP-binding protein LivF, producing MLSLHQVSAHYGKIQALHQVSLHINQGEIVTLIGANGAGKTTLLGTLCGDPRASEGSITFDGKDITHWQTAQIMREAIAIVPEGRRVFSRMTVEENLAMGGFFAERDQYQERIARVYDLFPRLHERRAQRSGTMSGGEQQMLAIGRALMSQPRLLLLDEPSLGLAPIIILQIFDTIQQLREEGMTIFLVEQNANQALKLADRGYVLENGHIVLEDTGAALLANEAVRSAYLGG from the coding sequence ATGCTGTCATTACATCAGGTTTCCGCCCACTACGGAAAAATTCAGGCGCTGCATCAGGTTAGCCTGCATATTAATCAGGGCGAGATTGTCACGTTGATCGGTGCGAACGGTGCCGGTAAAACGACGCTGCTGGGCACGCTGTGCGGCGATCCGCGCGCGTCGGAAGGTTCCATTACGTTTGACGGTAAGGACATCACTCACTGGCAGACGGCGCAGATTATGCGCGAAGCTATCGCGATTGTGCCGGAAGGCCGTCGCGTCTTTTCCCGTATGACGGTAGAAGAAAATTTGGCGATGGGTGGGTTCTTTGCCGAGCGCGATCAGTATCAGGAGCGCATTGCGCGCGTCTACGATCTGTTCCCTCGTCTGCATGAGCGACGCGCCCAGCGTTCCGGCACCATGTCCGGCGGTGAGCAGCAGATGCTGGCGATAGGCCGTGCGCTGATGAGCCAGCCGCGTTTGCTGCTGCTGGACGAGCCGTCGCTGGGGCTGGCACCGATTATCATTCTGCAAATTTTTGATACGATCCAGCAATTGCGCGAAGAGGGGATGACCATCTTCCTGGTAGAGCAAAATGCCAATCAGGCGCTGAAACTGGCTGACCGGGGTTATGTACTTGAAAATGGTCATATCGTGTTGGAAGATACCGGTGCGGCATTGTTAGCTAATGAAGCGGTACGTTCGGCCTATCTGGGCGGATAA